A section of the Enterococcus montenegrensis genome encodes:
- a CDS encoding CPBP family intramembrane glutamic endopeptidase: protein MTQTSLLKRLIFYCGFILLQNLVSTVVFLPKISDVLLALISVLVAGGFIYFLTTRYQKQLLVYNPRAIGQKKVVGKWKYVLLGVLAMFAANIVLANFLPETTENQAGINQSFLVNPITLTVYGVILAPIIEELLFRGIFMNYFWNKDTARAKVLAVLTSALLFGLMHEPRISMALLLYMTLGIVLASVYQKTEDLRCSMLVHMLYNGLGFVGMFLTLQ, encoded by the coding sequence ATGACACAAACAAGTTTATTAAAACGTTTAATCTTTTATTGTGGTTTTATTCTATTACAAAATCTTGTTTCAACGGTGGTCTTTTTGCCGAAAATTAGCGATGTGTTGCTCGCTTTAATTAGTGTGTTAGTCGCTGGCGGGTTTATTTATTTTTTAACAACGCGCTACCAAAAGCAGTTGCTGGTCTATAACCCCCGCGCAATTGGTCAAAAAAAAGTCGTAGGAAAATGGAAGTATGTGCTTTTAGGTGTCTTGGCGATGTTTGCTGCTAATATTGTGCTAGCAAATTTTTTGCCAGAAACAACGGAAAATCAAGCCGGGATCAATCAAAGCTTTTTGGTAAATCCCATCACCCTGACTGTCTATGGTGTGATTTTAGCCCCGATAATTGAAGAATTGCTGTTTCGCGGGATCTTTATGAATTACTTTTGGAATAAAGATACTGCCCGTGCAAAAGTTTTAGCCGTACTCACTTCGGCATTGTTATTTGGTCTAATGCATGAACCCCGCATTTCAATGGCATTACTTTTATATATGACTTTAGGAATTGTGTTGGCAAGTGTGTATCAAAAAACAGAAGATTTACGTTGCTCAATGCTAGTGCATATGCTCTATAACGGTTTAGGCTTTGTCGGTATGTTTTTAACATTGCAATAA
- a CDS encoding Cof-type HAD-IIB family hydrolase — MIKMIAIDLDGTLLDQEKKISQRNKEALAKAKAQGVKIVLCTGRPLRAIRPYLEELELKEAGDYSITFNGGLVQKNDTGEVMAKSVLSYDNVQELVKLAHDLALPLDIVSDEVVYILPTAPNHQSIYSKLNPLLHFQPFSQAELTEELLYNKAVVAFEQEYLDQQLAKIPAEFKERYEIIKTRDVLLEFMPKGVTKAYGCKLLAEHLGITAAEVMAIGDEENDLPMIEYAGMGVAMDNAVAMVKEAADVITASNVADGVAQVVEKYVLQ, encoded by the coding sequence TTGATTAAGATGATCGCTATTGATCTTGATGGTACGTTACTAGATCAAGAAAAGAAAATTAGTCAACGTAATAAAGAAGCTTTGGCAAAGGCTAAAGCACAAGGGGTAAAAATTGTTTTATGTACAGGACGACCTTTACGGGCAATCAGACCTTATTTGGAGGAATTGGAGTTAAAAGAGGCTGGAGATTACAGTATCACGTTTAACGGTGGGCTCGTGCAAAAAAACGATACTGGTGAAGTAATGGCGAAATCTGTTTTAAGCTATGATAATGTACAAGAATTGGTAAAATTAGCGCATGATTTGGCGTTACCATTAGATATTGTTTCCGATGAAGTCGTTTATATTCTGCCTACAGCTCCAAATCACCAATCTATTTATTCCAAGTTAAATCCATTATTACACTTCCAACCCTTTTCACAAGCAGAATTAACGGAAGAATTGTTATACAACAAAGCAGTGGTTGCTTTTGAACAAGAATACTTGGATCAACAGTTGGCAAAAATCCCAGCTGAGTTCAAAGAACGTTATGAAATTATCAAAACACGCGATGTTTTACTGGAATTCATGCCAAAAGGTGTAACCAAAGCGTATGGCTGTAAATTGTTAGCAGAGCATCTTGGCATTACAGCTGCGGAAGTCATGGCGATTGGTGATGAAGAAAATGATCTACCGATGATTGAATACGCGGGAATGGGCGTGGCAATGGATAATGCGGTAGCGATGGTCAAAGAAGCTGCGGACGTTATCACTGCTAGTAATGTCGCAGACGGCGTAGCACAAGTAGTCGAAAAATACGTGTTACAATAA
- the citG gene encoding triphosphoribosyl-dephospho-CoA synthase CitG, protein MNNQYHTVVVAAKKGLFYEVALSPKPGLVDRLTNGAHKDMDFYLFIDSILALSPYFSQYLKAGLQHQGTPAELFYTLRQLGQQAEAAMFAATNGINTHKGANFSFAVLLGATGLHLQKSQLPLTATDSENILKLSQAITKDLLKTDFKNVASKKELTHGEKLYLAKGATGIRGQAAAGYPALGEVLLPYLRANRNLPREELLLRALVFLMSELEDSNVLHRGGATALITLKAEMQQLHAKGLTNAELIRALIHYDEILISRNWSPGGAADLLSLGIYFALLEGLF, encoded by the coding sequence TTGAATAACCAATACCACACCGTCGTTGTCGCAGCTAAAAAGGGGCTTTTTTACGAAGTTGCCCTTTCACCAAAACCAGGGCTAGTGGACCGTCTAACTAACGGCGCTCACAAAGACATGGATTTTTATTTATTCATTGATAGCATCTTGGCGCTATCCCCTTATTTTTCTCAATATTTAAAAGCCGGACTACAACACCAGGGAACTCCGGCTGAACTGTTTTATACTTTACGCCAACTAGGCCAACAAGCTGAAGCGGCCATGTTTGCTGCGACAAATGGAATCAACACCCATAAAGGTGCCAATTTTTCTTTTGCGGTTTTATTAGGTGCGACAGGACTACATCTACAAAAAAGCCAGTTGCCTTTGACTGCAACTGACTCTGAAAATATTTTAAAATTAAGTCAAGCCATTACCAAAGACTTATTAAAAACCGACTTTAAAAATGTTGCATCAAAAAAAGAACTGACACACGGTGAAAAGCTTTACCTAGCTAAAGGAGCGACAGGCATTCGTGGTCAAGCCGCAGCAGGTTATCCGGCTTTAGGAGAAGTTTTACTTCCTTATCTGCGGGCAAATCGTAATTTGCCCCGTGAAGAATTATTATTACGAGCATTGGTCTTTTTAATGAGTGAATTAGAAGACAGTAACGTCTTACATCGCGGCGGAGCAACAGCCCTTATTACGCTAAAGGCAGAAATGCAGCAACTCCATGCAAAAGGGTTAACCAACGCAGAACTAATAAGAGCGCTCATCCACTATGATGAAATTTTAATTTCTCGCAATTGGAGTCCTGGGGGTGCCGCCGATTTATTATCCCTTGGCATCTACTTTGCCCTTTTAGAAGGACTATTTTAA
- a CDS encoding sensor histidine kinase encodes MKKLTKKMNALFITVMAITLTGILITALGYHNIQQEALKMGKTQLEQVNEVSTKLIVAEITSSASDLDSFVTDTINTDTALQLPQQNNLITQFFMRNHSFSGIFLFDKEGQPLESHYSAKNQVTNSILSKKMTTDPFFQKALKGQVNQNGKVYFIQQNSFFNLYHPIYNTKKELQGLVVVPLNLEQLFLDKIQPTDTEQRYPLMKNEKMEVVMHPAREQIGLNIITGRKKRFPNLNYTDLEKLDVYQKKHEKGSLSYHSYWWNESDLTSVLKLNAFQWVKIGEERFVIANTADFYQDNGWILHDLLINLGLVVILLMVASLLVLMVRLLAKQQHTTNENQRLKEKRQLEAEKHQLEKSLLQESKMETIGLVTTGIVHDMNNFLTPLIGNIELLMTEHTDDPELIADLEDMHYAAKKGQQLSQRILHFSKEKDQTKKVQSLNQAIEEAVTTMKILIPKSVTIIKEIDLLADALFQQDDVQVLLYNLITNAYQAKSDATITVSLTTPSAVMQAKITEGAFIYQNKKLALIQVSDNGPGIDKSIKDQIFTPFLTTRKEEGGTGLGLFIVSSIVKRNSWLMEVTSSKEGTTFSLIIPISSKES; translated from the coding sequence ATGAAAAAGTTAACTAAAAAAATGAATGCACTTTTTATCACGGTGATGGCGATAACTTTAACAGGTATTCTCATCACGGCTTTAGGCTATCATAACATACAACAAGAAGCTTTAAAAATGGGAAAAACACAATTAGAACAGGTCAATGAGGTAAGTACCAAATTAATTGTAGCTGAAATTACAAGTAGTGCCAGCGACTTGGACAGTTTTGTAACGGATACAATTAATACGGATACCGCCTTACAACTACCACAGCAAAATAATCTTATTACGCAATTTTTTATGCGCAATCACTCTTTTTCTGGTATCTTTCTTTTTGATAAAGAGGGGCAACCATTAGAAAGTCATTATTCTGCTAAAAATCAGGTGACCAATAGTATCTTAAGTAAAAAAATGACTACAGATCCTTTCTTTCAAAAAGCACTAAAAGGACAAGTCAACCAAAATGGGAAAGTCTATTTTATTCAGCAAAACTCTTTTTTTAATCTCTACCATCCAATTTACAATACAAAAAAAGAGCTACAAGGGTTAGTTGTCGTACCGTTAAATTTAGAGCAATTATTCTTAGATAAAATTCAACCAACGGATACAGAACAACGTTACCCTCTAATGAAAAATGAAAAAATGGAAGTCGTCATGCATCCGGCCCGAGAACAAATAGGATTAAATATTATAACTGGCCGTAAAAAACGGTTTCCTAACCTAAATTATACTGATTTAGAAAAACTCGATGTCTACCAAAAAAAGCACGAAAAAGGCAGCCTAAGTTATCATTCTTATTGGTGGAATGAGTCGGATTTAACTTCTGTTTTAAAACTCAATGCCTTTCAATGGGTAAAAATTGGCGAAGAGCGCTTTGTCATTGCCAATACAGCAGACTTTTACCAAGATAACGGTTGGATTTTGCACGATCTACTGATTAATTTAGGGCTTGTTGTAATTTTGTTAATGGTTGCATCGCTTTTAGTTTTGATGGTCCGCCTGCTTGCCAAACAACAGCACACAACTAATGAAAACCAACGCTTAAAAGAAAAACGGCAATTAGAAGCTGAAAAACACCAATTGGAAAAAAGTCTCCTACAAGAGTCAAAAATGGAAACAATCGGTCTTGTTACAACCGGAATCGTACATGATATGAACAATTTTTTAACGCCTTTAATTGGTAATATTGAGCTATTAATGACAGAACACACAGATGATCCAGAACTTATCGCAGATTTAGAAGATATGCACTATGCCGCTAAAAAAGGACAACAACTTTCGCAACGAATTTTGCATTTTTCAAAAGAAAAAGATCAAACGAAAAAAGTACAGTCTTTAAATCAAGCAATCGAAGAAGCTGTTACAACGATGAAAATTCTAATTCCAAAATCTGTTACCATTATAAAAGAAATCGACCTTTTAGCCGATGCCTTATTCCAACAAGACGATGTTCAAGTTTTACTCTATAACTTAATCACCAATGCCTATCAAGCGAAATCGGACGCGACTATTACTGTTTCACTGACCACACCTTCTGCTGTGATGCAGGCAAAAATTACAGAAGGCGCGTTTATTTATCAAAATAAAAAATTAGCACTGATTCAAGTTTCAGATAATGGTCCTGGTATTGATAAAAGTATTAAAGATCAGATTTTCACACCATTTCTAACTACTAGAAAAGAAGAAGGGGGAACCGGACTTGGTCTTTTCATTGTCTCTTCCATCGTCAAACGCAACAGCTGGCTAATGGAGGTCACAAGTTCAAAAGAAGGCACTACCTTCAGTTTGATCATTCCTATCAGTAGTAAAGAATCATAG
- the ftsY gene encoding signal recognition particle-docking protein FtsY — protein sequence MGFFDKIKKALMGEAEPKTPEETQVPPVETKENLSDDRPQSNPDTPAESAESIEGTESTENAADIPAAAEKVAQIPATTQVEIPAEISEEQNITDSKVEKKEDPAEDSAAFVVTEPAETVKKSTVEANANQSETVDFTPPVSEAATFVSKEEQVEEIKEQKEPIASENVQEKYDKGLKKSRKTFGQRLNELFANFRSVDEAFFEEVEETLIGADVGFEAAMKIADDLRQEVKLQNVKKPAEVQNVMIEKLVDLYDEAGSDEVNTLNIQPNGLTVMLFVGVNGVGKTTSIGKLAYEYKQAGKKVLLAAADTFRAGAIDQLVVWGQRAGVEVVRGNAGGDPAAVVYDAMEKAKAQNADILLVDTAGRLQNKVNLMNELEKIKRVIKREAPDAPHEVLLVLDATTGQNAMVQAKQFKETTDVTGLILTKLDGTAKGGIVLAIRNELHLPVKLVGLGEGIDDLEPFDPNEFIVGLFKGLIKDV from the coding sequence ATGGGCTTTTTCGATAAGATTAAAAAGGCTTTAATGGGGGAAGCTGAACCAAAAACTCCCGAAGAAACACAAGTGCCACCCGTAGAAACAAAGGAAAATCTGTCTGATGACAGACCGCAATCAAACCCGGATACGCCAGCTGAAAGTGCAGAAAGTATAGAAGGCACAGAAAGTACAGAAAATGCTGCGGATATACCGGCTGCTGCTGAAAAAGTAGCCCAAATACCTGCTACTACACAAGTTGAAATCCCAGCAGAAATCTCAGAAGAACAAAATATTACCGATTCCAAGGTCGAAAAGAAAGAAGATCCTGCAGAAGATAGTGCTGCTTTTGTTGTCACTGAACCAGCTGAGACTGTAAAAAAATCAACGGTTGAAGCAAATGCCAATCAGTCAGAAACTGTTGATTTCACACCACCTGTCAGTGAAGCTGCTACTTTTGTTTCCAAAGAAGAACAAGTAGAAGAAATTAAAGAACAAAAAGAGCCAATTGCTTCAGAAAATGTACAGGAAAAATATGACAAAGGGTTAAAAAAATCACGAAAAACTTTTGGGCAACGCTTAAATGAATTGTTTGCCAACTTCCGTAGTGTAGATGAAGCGTTTTTTGAAGAAGTAGAAGAAACCTTGATTGGTGCGGATGTTGGTTTTGAAGCAGCAATGAAAATTGCCGACGACTTACGCCAAGAAGTAAAATTACAGAACGTGAAAAAGCCAGCTGAAGTACAAAATGTTATGATTGAAAAATTGGTTGATTTGTATGATGAAGCCGGTAGCGATGAGGTCAATACGTTAAATATTCAACCTAATGGTTTAACAGTTATGCTTTTTGTTGGGGTAAATGGTGTCGGTAAAACGACAAGCATTGGTAAATTGGCTTATGAGTATAAACAAGCCGGAAAAAAAGTACTCTTAGCTGCAGCGGATACATTTCGTGCGGGTGCGATTGACCAATTAGTGGTTTGGGGTCAGCGCGCTGGTGTAGAAGTGGTTCGTGGCAATGCCGGGGGGGATCCGGCTGCGGTAGTTTATGATGCCATGGAAAAAGCGAAGGCACAAAATGCGGATATTTTATTAGTTGATACCGCGGGACGATTGCAAAATAAAGTCAACTTAATGAATGAATTGGAAAAAATTAAGCGTGTTATCAAGCGGGAAGCACCTGATGCTCCTCATGAAGTCCTATTGGTTTTAGATGCCACCACTGGACAAAATGCGATGGTTCAAGCTAAGCAATTTAAGGAAACGACGGATGTGACGGGGCTGATTTTAACAAAATTAGACGGAACTGCTAAAGGTGGGATTGTTTTAGCCATTCGAAATGAATTGCATCTACCGGTTAAATTAGTTGGCTTAGGAGAAGGTATCGATGACTTGGAACCTTTTGATCCTAATGAATTTATTGTCGGCTTGTTTAAAGGCTTAATAAAGGATGTATAA
- a CDS encoding CitMHS family transporter, with amino-acid sequence MLLTILSYLMIIVFMFVIMKKKLSPLTSLVIIPLVFALIALAAGVTAPPVVDGVAGSNNIGDWVMEGIKTTSNTGIMLLFAILYFSIMLDAGLFDPITKKMIHFAKGDPMKVLIATAVVAAAVSLNGDGTTTTLICCSAFIPIYKKLDMKLMNLGVLVILQNTIMNLLPWGGPTARAMAVLDVGAEILAYLMPGMILSVLFVIFIVAPHMGRQERKRLGIKELSDAEIEEMTAVTDPETMAIRRPKLFAFNGIMTIVLIAWLVLSSFADQIGLPGWFAQPPLFLFLLGTCIALIVNYPVLKDQSARIGANGGDAVQVVILVFAAGVFMGIFQGSGLAEALATSFTYIIPKQLAGFWGIVIALISAPGTFFISNDGFYFGVMPVLAEAGRAYGFTNMQMALASLMGQAFHLLSPLVAFIYLLLRLTKLDMGQWQREAGKWAACIFVIFVVTIMLFGHLPFYIPQK; translated from the coding sequence ATGTTACTTACTATTTTGTCTTACCTCATGATTATCGTCTTCATGTTCGTTATCATGAAAAAGAAATTATCTCCACTTACGTCATTAGTTATTATTCCTTTAGTATTTGCTTTAATCGCACTGGCTGCTGGTGTAACCGCACCACCTGTCGTTGACGGTGTAGCCGGTAGCAACAATATCGGCGATTGGGTTATGGAAGGTATCAAAACAACCTCTAACACAGGGATTATGTTATTATTTGCCATCCTTTACTTCTCTATCATGTTAGATGCTGGTCTTTTTGATCCAATCACTAAAAAAATGATCCATTTTGCTAAAGGCGATCCAATGAAAGTTTTGATTGCCACAGCAGTTGTAGCTGCCGCTGTTTCTTTAAACGGTGACGGTACAACAACAACATTAATCTGCTGTTCTGCTTTTATTCCAATCTATAAAAAATTAGATATGAAATTAATGAACCTAGGTGTTTTGGTTATTTTGCAAAACACAATCATGAACTTATTGCCATGGGGCGGACCAACAGCACGGGCAATGGCCGTGTTAGATGTTGGTGCTGAAATTCTAGCTTACCTAATGCCAGGTATGATTCTTTCTGTTTTATTCGTTATCTTTATAGTAGCACCTCACATGGGACGTCAGGAAAGAAAACGCTTAGGGATTAAAGAATTATCAGATGCAGAAATTGAAGAAATGACTGCTGTTACAGACCCAGAAACAATGGCAATTCGTCGTCCAAAACTTTTTGCTTTTAATGGAATCATGACTATTGTTTTAATTGCTTGGTTAGTATTGAGTTCATTTGCAGATCAAATTGGTTTACCTGGTTGGTTTGCACAACCACCATTGTTCTTGTTCTTATTAGGTACTTGTATTGCGTTAATCGTAAACTACCCTGTCTTAAAAGATCAGTCAGCTCGTATCGGCGCTAACGGTGGCGATGCTGTTCAAGTAGTTATTCTAGTTTTTGCTGCTGGTGTCTTCATGGGTATTTTCCAAGGTTCAGGTTTAGCTGAAGCATTGGCAACAAGTTTCACTTACATTATTCCAAAACAACTTGCTGGTTTCTGGGGTATTGTAATTGCATTAATTTCAGCACCAGGTACATTCTTCATCTCAAATGATGGTTTCTACTTTGGTGTTATGCCAGTCTTAGCTGAAGCAGGTCGTGCTTATGGTTTTACCAATATGCAAATGGCACTTGCTTCATTAATGGGACAAGCATTCCACTTATTGTCACCATTAGTAGCATTTATCTACTTACTACTACGTTTAACAAAACTAGATATGGGACAATGGCAACGAGAAGCTGGGAAATGGGCCGCTTGTATCTTCGTCATCTTCGTGGTAACGATTATGTTATTCGGTCACTTACCGTTTTATATCCCACAAAAATAA
- a CDS encoding GntR family transcriptional regulator, with the protein MNATIAAVKNNLDLSQNQPLKLSIYEAFRKSIILGQIPAGERINEKEFSETLNISRTPIRFALHQLVEEQLVEHVPRVGIVVKGISIKDAHEIYDIRKSLDTLATIKAMQLMTPKDFDDLRALLEEGDRLNQEDKVDEVLQNFSDFNSFIYEKSQMKRLKTIVTDLQAYLVYFRDIAIRSSERRYRALEEHWLLYRGMVTNDITQVTLITHEHLNHSLQFILQEMESHQIE; encoded by the coding sequence ATGAACGCAACCATTGCAGCCGTTAAAAATAATTTAGACTTATCTCAAAATCAACCCTTAAAACTTTCTATTTACGAAGCATTTCGAAAAAGTATTATTTTAGGTCAAATTCCTGCTGGTGAGAGAATCAACGAAAAAGAATTCTCAGAAACGCTAAATATCAGCCGGACCCCGATTCGCTTTGCTTTGCACCAATTAGTAGAAGAACAATTAGTCGAACATGTTCCCCGCGTTGGTATCGTAGTTAAAGGAATTAGTATAAAAGACGCCCACGAAATTTATGATATTCGCAAGTCGCTGGATACACTTGCGACAATTAAGGCCATGCAGCTTATGACCCCAAAAGATTTCGATGATTTGCGGGCTTTATTAGAAGAAGGCGACCGCCTCAATCAAGAAGATAAAGTCGATGAAGTTTTACAAAACTTCTCTGACTTCAATTCGTTTATTTATGAAAAGAGTCAGATGAAACGTTTGAAAACTATTGTGACAGATCTACAAGCCTACCTCGTTTATTTTCGTGATATTGCCATTCGCTCATCTGAACGGCGTTATCGCGCACTAGAGGAGCATTGGCTACTTTATCGCGGTATGGTGACAAACGATATTACCCAAGTAACGCTAATTACCCATGAACATTTAAACCACTCCTTACAATTTATTTTACAAGAAATGGAGTCACATCAAATTGAATAA
- a CDS encoding response regulator transcription factor, whose amino-acid sequence MRNEKILVVDDDPAIRRLIWKSLQSTGILIYQSDSIEKTIDIMSRVEFDLFLLDISLEYENDGYHLAQMIRNENSVVPIIFLSGKTQDQDIVTGLETGADLYLTKPFSPAILKAQVLASLDRSLVLKKHNGQQIKTSNVLKLGEFTYDKKRYQLYKNDVALKLSSKETQLMQFFMENPNQVFSKEQIYQSVWDEEKTDANTIMVFINHLRNKIEDDPKNAKYLQTVWGIGYTFVATI is encoded by the coding sequence ATGCGCAATGAAAAAATCTTAGTAGTTGACGATGATCCAGCGATTCGCCGCTTAATTTGGAAATCACTGCAATCGACTGGGATCCTGATTTATCAAAGTGATTCAATTGAAAAAACGATTGATATTATGAGTCGGGTGGAATTTGATTTATTTTTATTAGATATTAGTTTGGAATATGAAAATGACGGGTATCACTTAGCACAAATGATTCGCAATGAAAACAGCGTCGTACCCATTATTTTTTTAAGTGGTAAAACACAAGATCAAGATATCGTTACCGGCCTTGAAACAGGGGCGGACTTATATTTGACCAAGCCATTTTCGCCTGCTATTTTAAAGGCGCAAGTCTTGGCTTCTTTAGATCGTAGTTTGGTGTTAAAAAAGCATAATGGTCAACAAATTAAAACCAGCAATGTCTTAAAACTTGGTGAATTTACGTATGATAAAAAACGCTACCAGCTTTATAAAAACGATGTAGCACTTAAACTATCTTCCAAAGAAACACAACTTATGCAGTTTTTTATGGAAAATCCCAACCAAGTTTTTTCAAAGGAACAGATTTACCAAAGTGTTTGGGACGAAGAAAAAACCGATGCCAACACTATTATGGTCTTTATCAATCATTTACGCAATAAGATTGAAGATGATCCGAAAAATGCAAAATATTTGCAAACAGTGTGGGGAATCGGTTATACATTTGTCGCAACTATTTAA